The following are encoded together in the uncultured Draconibacterium sp. genome:
- a CDS encoding 3-oxoacid CoA-transferase subunit B — MGWSTNEMAQKVAMDIFDGAYVNLGIGIPELVADFIPEGREVIYHTENGLLGMGKVATEANQDPELVNAGKKYITAIPGAAYFHHADSFAMIRGGHIDICVLGAYQVSEEGDLANWSTGNPNDIPAVGGAMDLVAGVKTIYVITKHCTKNGASKIVKECSYPVTGKNVVSRIYTDLAIIDVLDKKLVVKELAPNVSFEELQQQTEAILHRS, encoded by the coding sequence ATGGGGTGGAGTACAAACGAAATGGCACAAAAGGTAGCCATGGATATTTTTGACGGCGCATATGTAAATCTGGGAATTGGAATACCTGAGCTTGTGGCAGATTTTATTCCTGAAGGACGCGAAGTAATTTATCATACTGAAAATGGTTTGCTTGGGATGGGAAAAGTAGCCACCGAAGCGAATCAGGATCCTGAGTTGGTAAACGCAGGTAAAAAATACATTACGGCCATACCCGGGGCGGCCTATTTTCACCATGCTGATAGTTTTGCCATGATTCGTGGCGGACACATCGACATTTGCGTGCTTGGTGCGTATCAGGTTTCAGAAGAAGGCGATCTGGCGAACTGGTCAACAGGTAATCCAAACGATATTCCTGCGGTTGGCGGTGCAATGGATTTAGTGGCAGGTGTAAAAACCATCTATGTAATTACCAAACACTGTACAAAAAACGGGGCTTCTAAAATTGTAAAAGAATGCAGCTATCCGGTTACAGGGAAAAATGTTGTTAGCCGCATTTATACCGATTTGGCCATAATCGATGTGCTTGATAAAAAACTGGTGGTTAAGGAACTGGCACCGAATGTGAGTTTCGAGGAATTGCAGCAACAAACCGAAGCAATACTTCACCGATCTTAA
- a CDS encoding aspartate aminotransferase family protein translates to MTKKSNSEKLYRKAEKVLAGGVSRNTIFRQPYPNYANTAAGCYITDIEGTERIDFANNMAALIHGHSFPPIVEAVIEQLRKGTAYTLASEIEVAFAQHLIKRVKSFERIRFVNSGTEAVMAMIKASRAFTGRSKIAKAEGSYHGTYDFAEVSQTANPSNWGDVDNPSSVPLAYGTPPSVSNDVIIYPYNDIERTLSILEKHASELACVIIDPVPHRVGLVPGTRNFIQEVYDWTRRNNVLMVFDEVITFRVNYGGAQQNMPVKPDLTSLGKIIGGGFPVGAVAGRADVMKVFDPHEKNLLLPHSGTFSANPITMTAGFKAMEYFDRDAVKNLNKLTGTAISQIKEVIELVDLPISVTGAGSMFRIHLRENPPKTYREAYQSKEESAVIGQLLDFMYQKQKILMVNTFSCMLSTVMTQTEIDRLSEGLKAAFTALKTTIDKLKTK, encoded by the coding sequence ATGACAAAGAAAAGTAATAGTGAAAAATTGTATCGGAAGGCAGAAAAAGTGCTTGCCGGAGGAGTGAGCAGAAATACGATTTTCAGACAACCATACCCGAATTATGCCAACACTGCGGCAGGCTGTTATATTACCGATATTGAAGGCACCGAGCGGATTGATTTTGCCAATAACATGGCAGCGCTTATCCACGGTCATTCGTTTCCACCCATTGTTGAAGCGGTGATTGAACAACTTAGAAAAGGAACTGCATATACACTTGCATCCGAAATTGAGGTTGCTTTTGCACAACATCTGATCAAGCGGGTAAAAAGTTTCGAACGCATCCGTTTTGTAAATTCGGGAACCGAGGCGGTGATGGCCATGATTAAAGCATCGAGGGCTTTTACAGGACGTTCAAAAATTGCCAAAGCCGAAGGTTCATATCATGGCACCTACGATTTTGCCGAAGTAAGTCAAACGGCAAACCCATCCAATTGGGGCGATGTTGACAACCCAAGTAGTGTGCCGCTTGCCTACGGAACGCCGCCTAGTGTATCAAACGATGTAATTATTTATCCGTACAACGATATTGAACGAACACTTTCGATACTTGAGAAACACGCTTCAGAACTTGCTTGCGTTATCATCGATCCGGTTCCGCATCGTGTGGGATTAGTGCCGGGTACACGTAATTTTATTCAGGAGGTGTACGACTGGACCCGCAGAAACAATGTACTTATGGTTTTCGACGAAGTAATTACGTTTCGGGTAAATTACGGAGGAGCACAGCAAAATATGCCGGTAAAACCGGACTTAACATCTTTGGGGAAAATTATTGGAGGAGGATTTCCGGTAGGTGCTGTGGCCGGCAGGGCAGATGTGATGAAAGTATTCGACCCGCACGAAAAAAATCTGCTTTTACCTCATTCAGGAACTTTTTCGGCAAATCCAATTACCATGACTGCAGGTTTTAAAGCAATGGAGTATTTCGATAGGGATGCCGTTAAAAATTTAAATAAACTCACCGGGACAGCCATTTCGCAGATTAAAGAAGTGATTGAATTGGTAGATCTACCGATTTCGGTGACCGGAGCCGGCTCCATGTTTCGGATTCATTTAAGAGAAAATCCTCCAAAAACGTACAGGGAGGCTTATCAGTCGAAAGAGGAGAGTGCAGTTATTGGGCAGCTGCTGGATTTTATGTATCAAAAACAAAAAATTCTGATGGTGAATACCTTCTCGTGTATGCTTTCAACAGTTATGACTCAGACTGAAATTGACCGGCTTTCGGAGGGATTAAAAGCAGCATTTACAGCGCTAAAAACTACAATTGATAAACTTAAAACAAAATAA
- a CDS encoding 3-oxoacid CoA-transferase subunit A translates to MINKVVTSAKEAVSDVFDGATVMISGFGEAGSPIELIHALIDQGAKNLTVVSNNAGSGNVGLAALIENRQVRKIICSFPRTAISVVFPELYRAGEIELELVPQGTLAERIRAGGAGIPAFYTPASVHTPLADGKEQRTFDGKTYVLEPAIRADFSLVKCAAADKYGNLIYNKTARNFGPVMCTAAKTTIVQAKQILELGEINPEHVVTPGIFVHRVVEVTHPADESKLVADKVRYHAIKS, encoded by the coding sequence ATGATCAACAAAGTTGTAACATCGGCAAAAGAAGCGGTAAGTGATGTGTTTGACGGAGCCACTGTTATGATCAGTGGATTTGGCGAAGCGGGCAGCCCCATTGAATTGATTCATGCATTGATTGATCAGGGAGCAAAGAATCTTACTGTGGTAAGCAACAATGCAGGCAGTGGCAATGTGGGACTGGCTGCATTAATCGAAAACAGGCAGGTCCGTAAAATTATCTGTTCGTTTCCGCGCACTGCTATTTCGGTTGTTTTTCCCGAATTGTACAGAGCCGGAGAAATTGAACTGGAACTGGTTCCGCAGGGAACACTCGCCGAGAGGATTCGGGCTGGAGGAGCAGGTATTCCTGCATTTTATACGCCGGCATCGGTACATACACCACTTGCTGATGGCAAAGAACAGCGCACTTTTGATGGAAAAACTTACGTGTTGGAGCCCGCAATTCGGGCAGATTTTTCGTTGGTTAAATGTGCTGCAGCCGATAAATACGGCAATTTGATCTACAACAAAACAGCGCGAAATTTTGGGCCGGTAATGTGTACAGCTGCCAAAACTACAATTGTTCAGGCAAAACAAATTCTTGAACTTGGTGAAATAAATCCGGAACATGTGGTAACACCGGGAATATTTGTACACCGGGTGGTGGAGGTAACACATCCGGCTGATGAATCGAAATTAGTAGCGGATAAAGTGAGGTACCATGCAATTAAATCATAA